CGTGGGCATGGGGATGGACGTGCTCATTGTGCGGTGTGCGGCTAGTCGCTGCCTGCCACTACTTTGTATTGCACACAAATAAAAAGGaatagaaaaaatagaaaatgCTGCTTTGTTGTTCGCAGCACCAAAAACTTCCATGTTCCAAGTGTTCGCGTTTGTGTGTGTTGTGTCGAGCTCCTCACCGAGCTCTCGTCACCGCCGGCGGCGTACATCGCCGTGGACGTGACTGACAATTGGCATCAGAGCCTGAAGATCGAGAGACCTCGCCGCCGCCATGTCGCCGCCGCCGAGGCCCCGTGGCCGTTCACCGACCAAGgacgacggcaagaagaagatcGACGGCTCTCGCGGGTCAGGCACCAAGACCCCGCCGCGCTCACCTCCACCGGATCCCTCTCCGACGCGCCGATCACATACGCGCGACGCACGCCGTTCGTGCACCCACGACGCACGCCGTCCGCGGGAGGTCGTCGTCGAGCGGATCGTTTGGGAAGGGAGCTCCGGCAACTGGTCGCAGTTGCCCCGGACCAACTACAACATGTGGTCACTGCGCGTGAAGCTGAAGATGCAGGCGCGCCACATCTGGGACGCCGTTGAGTACGACGGCACCGAGTACGACGACGACCGGAGCGCGCTTGACACGATCTACAGCGCCGTTCCAGAGGAGATGGTGTCGGCGCTCACGGAGAAGACCAGCgccaaggaggcgtgggaggctattcgCACGTTCCACATTGGCGATGACCGTGTGCAGAAGGCAACGGCGCAGAACTTGCGCGCCGAGTACGAAAATCTCAAGCTGAAGAACGGAGAAGCGATCGAGGACTTCGCGCTCTGCCTCACCGGTATGGTCCAGCGGCTGGCGTCCCTAGGAGATCCCGAGCCGGACCACAAGGTCGTCGCCAAGTATCTTCGAGTTGTCCGTCCCAGGTACAAGCAGCTAGTCGTTTCCATCGAGACACTGCTTGACATATCGCAGTTGTCGGTCGAGGATGTGACCGGTAGGCTAAAGGCGGCGGACGACGTCGAGCCAATGCCACCCCAAGTCGTCGGCGGCAAGCTGCTTCTCACGAAAGAGCAATGGCTGGAGAGGTACAAGAAGCAGGAGTCTAGCCGAGGCGGCTCCAGCTCCGGTGGACGCGGCAAGGGACGCGGTCGCGGCAAGCCACGCGGCCGCGGTGGCGGCAACAGCAGCAACGCACGCGGCAGCGCGAGTTCGGGCCATGCAAGTCCTGACGACGAGTGCAAGCGTTGTGGAAAGAAAGGCCATTGGGCTCAAGATTGCCGCGGCAAACTCAAAGTGCAGGAGCAGGCCCACGTGGCCCAGGAGGAGGAGTCCACTCTACTCCTTGCGGTGGGCTGCGAGCAGGAGGAGGGGATTTTTCCCCAAACCGAGCAGCCGCCGCCGAAGGAGCCGAGGCCGGCGACGCCGCCACTGATCCACGCCGACGGCCAACTCCACCTCATCGAGAAGAAGCTGTATGCCGCCTTCGACGAGTCTGGCGACCGGGACCCGAAGCGATGGGTCCTGGACACCGGCGCATCGAACCATATGTCCGGGGCGTGAGCTGCCTTCTCCAGCCTCGACGGCGGCGTCACAGGCTCCGTACGGTTCGGCAACGGCTCTGTCGCCCGCATCGAGGGGATCGGCACCGTCCTCTTCTCCTGCAAGACCGGGGAACACCGCGCCATCACCAACGTCTACTACCTGCCCCGCCTCACCGCCAACATTATCTCCGTCGGGCAGCTCGACGAGTCCGGCTACCAGGTGCTTGTCGAAGCTGGTGTGATGCGGGTGCGTGACAAGGAGCGTTGGCTCCTAGCCAAGATCCACCGAAGCCCAGGCCGGCTCTATGTGCTCGACGTCAATATTGCACAGCCGGTCTGTCTGGCTGCACGTGGAGAAGAAGAAGCCTGGGTCTGGCACGCCCGGTTCAGACACCTGCACTTTGCCGCGCTGCGCAAGATGGGCAGGGATGGCCTGGTCCATGGCATGCCTCTGCTGTCCCAGGTGGAGCAGGTGTGTGACGCCTGCCTCGCCGGCAAGCATCGGCGGACACCGTTCCCGCAGCAGGCTCAAGGGCGGTCAAGCGAGGTGCTACAACTGTTTCACGGTGACATATGTGGCCCCATCACGCCTCCAACTCCAAGCGGCAACCGGTATTTTTTACTGCTTGTCGATGATTATTCACGGTACATGTGGATTTGCCTGCTGCCCACCAAGGACGCCGCACCTGCGGCGATCAAGCGCGTTCAAGCTACGGCGGAACGCAAGAGCGGTAAGAAGCTGCTGGTCCTACGTACTGACCGCGGCGGGGAGTTCGCCGTGGCCGACTTTGTCCAGTACTGTGCCGAGCTCGGGGTACGTCGTCAGCTCACGGTACCGTACACGCCGCAACAAAACGGTGTCGTGGAGCGGCGGAACCAATCCGTCGTGGGGACTGCGCGCAGCATGCTCAAGGCAAAAGGCCTCCCCGGCGAGTTCTGGGGCGAGGCGGTCACCACGGCCGTCTACCTGCTGAACCGTTCCTCGTCCAAGAGCGTGGGTGGCAAGACCCCCTACGAGCTCTGGACTGGTAGTGTCCCTGCTGTTCAGCACCTGCGCACGTTCGGCTCCATCGCGCACATGAAGGTGATGGCGCCGAACCTGAGGAAGCTGGATGACAGGAGCAAACGCACCATCTTCGTCGGCTACGAACCGGGCTCCAAGGCGTATCGGCTGTATGACCCAGTGACACGACGCGTGCACGTCAGCCGCGACGTGGTGTTTGAGGAAGCGGCGCAGTGGTCCTAGACCGAGGGCCAGCGTGGCGAAGCGGCTGATTTCGTCATCGATGATCTGATGCCGTCTGAGATTGTCACCACTACAACAACGACGAGCACACGTACATCGACAGCAACTGCTTCTACCTCGGCCTCGCCAGCTCCGTCCACCCACGCCTCACCAGTGCTGGATGCTAGGACTGCGACGCCGAGAGCGCACACGCAGTTGGACGCGGACTCGGTCGAGTTCATGTCGCCACTAGGAGCCAGTGCGTCACAGCACTTGGACGCGGACCACGACGCCGACGCCCCTGTTCGGTACCGCAGCGTCGACAACGTTCTTGGGGAGGCCACTCCACCAGGTTTCGCTGCGCGGGAGCTGGAGGAGCAGCTCCTGCTTGCAAGCGAGGCCGAGCCGACAACATTTGAAGAGGCGCTGCAGCATGAGAACTGGCGCCTCGCCATGCTCGATGAGTTCACCTCCATTGAGGCGAACGACACCTGGAGGCTCGTCGATCCGATCCCTAGAGTGCGCCCGATCGGCCTCAAATGGGTGTACAAGacgaagagggatgaagccgggaTCGTTACCAAGTTCAAGGCCCGGCTCGTCGCTAAAGGATACGTGCAGCGCCAGGGGATTGACTACGATGAGGTCTTTGCCCCGGTAGCACGCCTGGAATCCGTGAGGCTGCTGCTGGCGCTTGCTGCAAGTGAAGGGTGGGCagtccaccacatggacgtcaagtccgctTTCCTGAATGGGGAGCTGCTCGAAGATGTGTACGTTCAATAGCCGCCGGGGTTCGTGATGAAAGGCCAAGAGACGAAGGTGCTGCACCTGATCAAGGCCCTCTACGGACTCCGTCAAGCGCCCCGAGCCTGGTACTCCAAGCTCGACGAGTCCCTGATCAAGCTCGGCTTCAGGCGCAGCACGTCCGAGCATGCGGTCTACCTCCGTGGTGTGGGCGCACGACGCCTCATCGTTGGAGTCTATGTGGATGATCTGGTGATCACCGGAGGGGATCCACGCGACATCAGCACCTTCAAGGAGGAAATGAAGGCGACATTCAAGATGAGTGACCTTGGGCTCCTGCGCTATTACCTTGGGCTGGAGGTGAAGCAGTCAGAGAGCGGCATCACAATATGTCAGAGTTCCTATGCTGCAAAGATTCTGGAGGGTGCCGGTCTGACAGGATGCAATCCAAGCCACACTCCCATGGAGTCAAGGCTTAAGCTCAGTAAGTCTAGCTCAGCCCCTGCCGTCGACCCCACGTCTTACAGAAGCATTGTGGGCTCTCTTCGTTACTTGATGAATTCAAGGCCAGATTTGGCATATTCAGTGGGGTATCTCAGTAGGTTCATGGAGAGTCCTACTGCTGAGCACATGGTGGCCATCAAGAGAGTGTTGAGGTACATTGCAGGGACCTTGCATTATGGCTGCTATTATCAGAGGGAGAAGGAGGCACAGCTCACTGGTTTCAGTGACAGTGACCTGGCTGGTGATCTTGATACAAGAAAGAGCACAACTGGTGTCCTTTTCTTCCTCGGTTCCAGTCTAATTACCTGGCAGTCCCAGAAGCAAAGAGTGGTGGCTTTATCTTCATGTGAAGCTGAATACATCGCCGCTACTACAGCTGCTTGCCAAGGTATCTGGCTGGCTCGGTTGCTCGCTGAACTTAAGGGAGAGAAGGTCAGGAGCATCACACTAAAGATGGACAGCGAGTCTGCAATTCAGCTAAGCAAGAACCCAGTATTCCATGACCGTAGTAAACACATAGATGTGAGATATCATTTTATACGGGAGTGTGTTGAAGAAAACAGGGTGAAGCTGCAGTCTGTCAGGACAGCTGAAGAACTTGCAGACATATTGACGAAGGCATTGGGGCCTCAACAGTTCTGTGAGCTGCGCTCCAAGATCGGCGTCATCGATGTACAGACCGTGAACAAGGCTTAGGAGGAGATATGTTAGTAAGGCTTGTTCATAAGTTGTTTAGTTTCAGTTTGCATGTTTTCTATTTTTCAGGCTTTGCATGCGCACGAGCACCAACCTGTGGCTGCCGTGCGCGTAGAAGGACATGACGAGACTAGCTCGCATGTTCCTGGGCTGAGCGGTATTCTAGCGGCATCGTGGGCATGGGGATGGACGTGCTCGTCGTGCGGTGTGCGGCTAGTCGCTGCCTGCCACTACTTTGTATTGCACACAAATAAAAAGGAATAGAAAAAACAGAAAATGCTGCTTTGTTGTTCGCAGCACCAAAAACTTCCGTGTTCAGTGTTCGCGTTTGTGTGTGTTGTGTCGAGCTCCTCACCGAGCTCTCGTCACCGCCGGCGGCGTACATCGCCGTGGACGTGACTGACAAGGGGATTGTCAGCACCCCcactcctttttgtttttctttgctTCCGAGTTGTCATACGATTTACCGAGAACCAAACCAATGAATGAAACAAAAGAATTATTAAATCTGCGGAAGTGTTTCTCCTGTCAGTTGACTTAAATAGAAAAGATTACTAATACGTTTTGACGGATGCAAGGCCCAAGTATCTCCTATCTCGTCCTATCCGATATACTCCGGTTAGCGCCTGAACTTCCGATCCGAACGCTAGCGTTCGGACGCTGTTCTCATAGGGAGCGACGAGCGCCAAACGTGTCGGGCTCATGAGGAAGCGCACCAGTAGTGGTCCCACGCCACCCCGGACGTTGTCCGTGCCGCAAGCCGCTTCCTACGCGtatcccatgtgcaacacccgatctacttttaaaacatccagacgTAACAGTTGCAACCCACGTATAAaagaagacaaatgaaacacttaaaacaagcgtgtgaaacacttgcgaaaacgtctaaaaacatttgaaaacacattgcaaacatatgtaacatccagataaaacactcgcAAACAGACGTatcaaacacctgaaaacacttgaaacatatgcttgcaacatgcatgtatatgcaacatctaatctgcttttgcaatatccagataaaacacttgcaatattcgTCGGGaacagataaaatatttaaaaacatacacttaaaacatacgtgtatagctatTACAACATATGTAATATTTCGATTTTCTCTAATCGCTGCTCGCTGGATCGGCCTGGTGGCAATGTGGAAGTACCTGGTGGCAATGTGGAAGTACCACGGCGGCACGGCCTCGGTCGCTGCTCGCTGGATCGGCCGTCCGTGCGCCGCCGGCACCGTCTGCACTTCAGAGAGCAGCGTCGGCACGCAACGAGCCTGGGCTGCATCTGGAGAAACACTGTGGCAGCACGTGAACCTGAACTGTTCGGTTGAAATGACTACTCGGGTGGTACTGTACATGTACAGTAGGATGAAAATGCTACGAGTAACTAAGCATAAAAGCAGACCATAATAATAAAATATCGTAAATTTTtaattagaatagtatttttttctcataccaAATCAATCAGCAGTAATATATCCacacgatcgtatatgatcgtttcgggaccagccgaacaggctgtatatcgTAGGTTGGCATCCACGCAAGCTCCTAACGCATCCACGTAGACTCTCGTCATTATGTCGCACGAATCTTGGAAAGATAATGAACAGATGAAACAAGGCAGCGTACGAACGCATGTGCATACTGAAACATTCGGCGTGCTGGCCCTTCGATTAGAACTGGTGACACACGGCATCCATGGGCCAGGGGGTCTCACGCGATCTGAAATAGACCTATCTCCCACCCATTTTTTTTCAGTTTATCAGGGCTCTGGCTTGTGTCGTGGAGTTAGAAGCCGTTTTGAAAAAAATGTTTGAAGAAATGGTTCTAATAATAATTTTGTatcaaatttgtttttttttttgctctgacTCCTTATTGTAAAAATGGATTAGGCTTCTTGTAAGGAGCTATTTTATAGATAGTCGTTTGGCAAGGCTCCTTGTAAAGATGCGTAAGAAACCTGCAGTAGCATGAGACTTGTCAAAAGAGGCCTTAGATCCAAAAGCTAAAACATCAAAAAAATTAGAATATAAATTTTGAATTCCAAAACAGGACTGACTATAAATCTCCAGGAAGATTTTGCTGTTTGTTGTATTCCATATTTTCAACAAATGAGCAGCTGACACGTAACATGATCCACCaccacaaaaaaataaaaaaaaacacatgtACGTCACAGGACTAAGCTTCTGAAAGATATTTATGGTTGTTATCTTCTGGAAGATATTTACAGTATCTTCCCGAAAATAATTGgcaggaaaaagaaaaacaaccGAATGACAGCACAGTGAGGAGGAAAGTGACAGCACAGTGCTCTATGGGTAATTCCACATTAACATTAAAATATTATCCCTTTCTAATCCACGAATTATAGGAAAGTGTGAATGTGTGACAGTATAGGTACAACACAGCAATATATGGTTTGCATTTACTAGCTACAAAACTGCTAGCAGATTAAGGTAGTGTTTGGATCCGgtaactaaaatttaggaggtgcgtCGGGAGGATgctgcatggggtgttcggatactaataaaaaaacaaattacataatccgtcagtactccacgagacggatttttaagcctagttaatccgtcattagcatatgtttactgtagcaccgcattgtcaaatcatggactaattagacttaaaagattcgtctagtaaattagtcgcaaactatacaattagtttcgtaattagtctatatttaatgctccatacatgtgtctaaacattcgatgggacagcgactaaaatttaagaggggcaaccaaacaccacctaagcGCTGCTAGCAGATAAGACATATGTCAGCCTGTATCCAAACAGCAAAAGAAGTGCTTGTAATAAGATATGCTGTGGAACAAGAGGCACGATCTAAACTTGTGCTGAATTAGTTCTCCTTTGGCGCACCCTTCTTTGCAGCCTCGGCAGCGGCCTTCTCTGCTTCAATCTCTGCGACATACTCGTCGATCTCGGCCTCTTCGAGTTCATGAAGGCCATCCTTGTGTGTCATCACTGCAATCTCTATGTTATTGCCACCACTCTCAACAACCTAGAGATTATGGATGGTTAATCTAAACAATTGAGCAGAAAATAGGAGTGAACAACTAGAGGGGCAAATTCTTCATGACACAAAGGCGAAAGTTTTGGGTCAATTGAACAATTTCCAATATAGAAAGCAGAAACCAACAACAAAAATTAGCTTACATAAAAATTCCTTTAACTTTCTATGAATTATAAGGTGGGTGAAAACCATATTAAATGCGACGAGTCCGTCAGATTTCACTAACCAGACAATAGATGTAGAACAAATACAATATGCCAAAGCTATGAGCATGTATTCTGCAGTCTTCAGAACAATATAAGGAAATAAGTAAGGGGATGTTTGGATAAGGGTATTATACATTGAAAATTTTAGTAATTAGTTCAGATTAACTAGATCTGAAACTTCCTAGTGAAATAACTCCAATCCAGACAGGTCCTATGGTGAAACAGGTTCAGTAAAACTAATTTATCCAACTTTATTTAGTTTCACCTATGCTGCTGATTATAAAGATTCCATGAAACTCGATCCAACTGTCGGTTAAACTAGGATCTATAGTTGATCATACCACTATTCATAAACAATCAACCAtgacacatgaaacacttggCTGGCAGAGCACACACAAAGTCTGGATTTCAACACTCCACTGGTACATTGGGTTGGCAATATAAGCTTAGTTCTAGTTCAGAACCGGCACATCATTTGGTTCAGTTAAGTGACAGCTGACAAATTATCGCTTTTATAAGTGACAGCACTTCTTCAGCATTTACTAGCTGCAAAACTGCTAGCAGATTAAGCACTGCTAGCAGATTAAGCACAGCAATATATATCAGCTTGTCTATAGATTTCCTCTGATGataattaacaaaaaaaaaatcaaacaacaCAACAGTAT
This sequence is a window from Miscanthus floridulus cultivar M001 chromosome 10, ASM1932011v1, whole genome shotgun sequence. Protein-coding genes within it:
- the LOC136488764 gene encoding uncharacterized mitochondrial protein AtMg00810-like, which codes for MKGQETKVLHLIKALYGLRQAPRAWYSKLDESLIKLGFRRSTSEHAVYLRGVGARRLIVGVYVDDLVITGGDPRDISTFKEEMKATFKMSDLGLLRYYLGLEVKQSESGITICQSSYAAKILEGAGLTGCNPSHTPMESRLKLSKSSSAPAVDPTSYRSIVGSLRYLMNSRPDLAYSVGYLSRFMESPTAEHMVAIKRVLRYIAGTLHYGCYYQREKEAQLTGFSDSDLAGDLDTRKSTTGVLFFLGSSLITWQSQKQRVVALSSCEAEYIAATTAACQGIWLARLLAELKGEKVRSITLKMDSESAIQLSKNPVFHDRSKHIDVRYHFIRECVEENRVKLQSVRTAEELADILTKALGPQQFCELRSKIGVIDVQTVNKA